One window of Helicoverpa zea isolate HzStark_Cry1AcR chromosome 12, ilHelZeax1.1, whole genome shotgun sequence genomic DNA carries:
- the LOC124635328 gene encoding uncharacterized protein LOC124635328 yields the protein MDNFDTERFIIEIQSRPSIWDISSSDYSDRDLKKKCWEEVVDLFGEQEQTVEQKKSFGLVLQKRWKSIRSCYAREVKRQRNVKSGSGATNRKSEYIYFKQLQFLQKVVAIREEGEEEKNSESTEVGERPKKVTNKRKLAVDDDPFIQALNNSIEQRRRETTEQRLRETAEVDEDRLFLLSLLSTLKNLPPQIKMATKIKTLTLLNDASGFSGNRTFDYTGPSFRNSPEINPGGRMMSHDTYHPGYSTQRQVIATEYPGPS from the exons ATGGATAATTTCGATACAGAAAGGTTTATTATCGAAATTCAAAGTAGACCATCAATTTGGGATATTTCCTCGTCAGATTATTCCGATAGAgatttgaaaaagaaatgttGGGAGGAAgttgtagatttatttggaGAACAGGAGCAAACCGTTGAACAAAAAAAGAGCTTTG gGTTAGTGTTGCAAAAAAGGTGGAAAAGCATCAGATCATGCTATGCGCGGGAAGTCAAACGCCAAAGAAATGTTAAGTCCGGGTCTGGAGCCACTAACCGCAAAAgcgaatatatatattttaagcaGTTACAGTTTCTACAAAAAGTAGTAGCTATCAGAGAAGAaggtgaagaagaaaaaaattcgGAGAGCACTGAAGTAGGCGAGCGaccaaaaaaagttacaaacaaacgtaAACTAGCAGTAGACGATGATCCTTTTATTCAAgcattaaataattcaattgaGCAAAGACGCCGTGAGACAACAGAACAGAGACTACGCGAGACAGCTGAGGTTGACGAAGATCGGCTATTTTTGCTTTCATTGTTGAGCACATTAAAAAATCTACCTCCTCAAATTAAAATGGCTACCAAAATAAAGACGCTAACTTTGTTGAACGATGCGTCAGGTTTTTCTGGTAACAGGACGTTTGATTATACTGGTCCGTCTTTTCGGAATTCTCCAGAAATTAATCCAGGTGGCAGGATGATGAGTCATGACACCTACCATCCTGGTTATTCGACGCAACGGCAAGTGATTGCTACTGAGTATCCTGGACCAAGTTAA